The following are encoded together in the Candidatus Wallbacteria bacterium genome:
- a CDS encoding tRNA threonylcarbamoyladenosine dehydratase, whose protein sequence is MDTSLIFHRLELLIGKNQLERIKTKKVIIFGTGGVGSWCAESLVRSGIRQLALVDSDFICITNLNRQLQTNVHNIGKSKVQELRNRLLTINPVAQIAALKEIYEERTSSLFHLEQYDYVIDAIDSLKNKIHLLATCREKGIPVFSSMGSACKINPSKIRVGKLSETTICPLAKRVRRGLRESGLPEDIICVYSVEPASRPLENSTCGSENCVCPDIDEHNWCEQKARINGTVAHIPAIFGFTLSGLVIMDIVGNVNADK, encoded by the coding sequence ATGGATACTTCATTAATTTTTCACCGCTTGGAACTGCTGATCGGTAAAAACCAGCTTGAGCGGATCAAGACTAAAAAAGTGATCATTTTCGGCACAGGCGGGGTCGGCTCCTGGTGCGCTGAAAGCCTGGTCCGCTCAGGGATCCGGCAGCTGGCACTGGTAGACTCGGACTTCATCTGCATTACCAATCTCAACCGCCAGCTTCAGACAAATGTACACAACATCGGCAAATCCAAAGTGCAGGAACTGCGGAACAGACTGCTCACGATCAACCCTGTGGCGCAGATCGCAGCTTTGAAAGAAATTTACGAGGAACGCACCTCTTCCCTTTTTCACCTTGAACAGTATGACTATGTGATCGATGCCATCGACAGCCTGAAAAACAAGATCCATCTGCTGGCAACCTGCCGTGAGAAGGGCATCCCTGTCTTCTCCTCAATGGGTTCTGCCTGCAAGATCAATCCCTCCAAGATCAGAGTCGGGAAATTGTCGGAAACCACCATCTGTCCGCTGGCCAAGCGCGTCAGGCGTGGTTTGAGGGAATCAGGCCTGCCTGAAGACATCATCTGCGTCTACAGTGTGGAGCCTGCCAGCAGACCTCTGGAGAACAGTACCTGTGGCAGTGAAAACTGCGTCTGCCCGGACATAGACGAACATAACTGGTGCGAGCAGAAAGCCCGGATCAATGGAACGGTCGCGCACATCCCGGCGATTTTCGGATTTACTCTGTCCGGCCTTGTGATCATGGACATCGTAGGTAACGTGAATGCAGACAAATAA
- a CDS encoding alpha/beta hydrolase, translating to MQTNNTVTCRALTFCWKILRILILSYLGICAYVYFNQTNLLFHPSPVIERTPDKLGLTYEKVEIGTSDGAKITGWFVHSSIPSENVFLLFHGNSLNMSFFLDRLHFLTRLGYNVLTIDYRGYGESPGRPSEKGTYLDSLAAWDYLTKIKGYSNSRIVVYGHSLGGGVALALCAEKTPSALILENTFTSIPDMAGKVYWYLPAELLCTCKYPNFSNILKIKCPVLIIHSPEDEFIPVEMGEKLYQLAPQPKFFLEIHGSHNQAFLFSWKVYLEGIRKFLENPDGK from the coding sequence ATGCAGACAAATAATACGGTTACCTGCCGCGCCCTCACCTTCTGCTGGAAAATACTGAGAATCCTGATTCTTTCTTATCTCGGAATCTGTGCCTATGTCTATTTCAACCAGACAAATCTCCTCTTTCACCCGTCCCCTGTAATTGAACGCACACCTGATAAACTGGGCCTGACTTATGAAAAAGTGGAAATCGGCACCAGCGACGGAGCGAAAATCACGGGCTGGTTTGTGCATTCCAGCATTCCTTCGGAAAATGTTTTCCTGCTTTTCCACGGCAACAGCCTGAACATGTCCTTTTTTCTGGACAGGCTGCACTTCCTGACTCGCCTGGGATACAATGTTCTGACCATCGACTATCGCGGATACGGAGAAAGTCCCGGCCGCCCAAGCGAAAAAGGCACCTACCTGGATTCTCTGGCAGCCTGGGATTATCTCACTAAAATCAAGGGATATTCGAACAGCAGGATAGTGGTTTACGGGCATTCACTGGGCGGTGGAGTCGCACTGGCGCTCTGCGCAGAAAAAACACCTTCCGCTTTGATCCTCGAAAATACCTTCACCTCGATTCCTGATATGGCCGGAAAAGTATACTGGTATCTGCCGGCAGAACTCCTCTGCACCTGTAAATATCCCAATTTCTCGAATATCCTCAAAATCAAGTGTCCTGTGCTGATCATCCACAGCCCTGAAGACGAGTTCATACCTGTGGAAATGGGGGAAAAACTATATCAGCTGGCGCCACAGCCAAAATTTTTTCTGGAAATACACGGCAGCCACAATCAGGCTTTCCTGTTTTCCTGGAAGGTCTATCTGGAAGGTATCAGGAAATTCCTTGAAAATCCGGATGGGAAATAG